One genomic region from Sciurus carolinensis chromosome 2, mSciCar1.2, whole genome shotgun sequence encodes:
- the LOC124977319 gene encoding olfactory receptor 11G2-like, with product MKSFSSPSNSSTITGFILLGFPGLREEQILLFVLFSTVYLLTLMGNGSIICAVHWDQRLHTPMYLLLANFSFLEIWYVTSTVPNMLANFLSDTKAISFSGCFLQFYFFFSLGSAECFFLAVMAFDRYLAICRPLHYPTLMTGHLCNILVATCWALGFLWFPVPIIIISQISFCGSRIIDHFLCDPGPLLALTCSRAPVMEFFWMILSSLLLFIPFLFIMGSYALVLRAVLRVPSSAGRRKAFSTCGSHLTVVSLFYGSVMIMYLSPTSEHEAGMQKLVTLFYSVGTPFINPVIYSLRNKDMKHALWKFLET from the coding sequence ATGAAATCCTTCAGCTCCCCCAGCAACTCCAGCACCATCACTGGCTTCATCCTCCTGGGCTTCCCTGGGCTCAGGGAGGAGCAGATCCTCCTCTTTGTGCTCTTCTCCACTGTCTACCTCCTGACCCTCATGGGCAATGGTTCCATCATCTGTGCTGTGCACTGGGATCAGAgactccacacccccatgtacctCCTGCTGGCCAACTTCTCCTTCTTGGAGATCTGGTATGTCACCTCCACGGTCCCCAACATGCTGGCCAACTTCCTGTCTGATACCAAGGCCATCTCCTTCTCTGGGTGCTTCCTCcagttctatttcttcttctccttgggCTCTGCAGAATGCTTTTTCCTGGCAGTTATGGCTTTTGATCGGTACCTGGCCATCTGCAGGCCCCTACACTACCCTACTCTTATGACTGGGCATCTCTGCAACATCCTTGTGGCCACCTGTTGGGCACTTGGTTTCCTCTGGTTCCCAGTCCCTATCATCATCATTTCCCAGATATCCTTCTGTGGATCCAGGATTATTGACCACTTCCTGTGTGATCCAGGTCCTCTGTtagccctcacctgttccagagCCCCAGTGATGGAATTCTTCTGGATGATACTAAGTTCTCTGCTCCTGtttattccctttctttttatCATGGGGTCCTATGCTCTGGTCCTCAGGGCTGTATTGAGAGTTCCTTCCTCAGCTGGGCGAAGAAAAGCTTTCTCCACATGCGGATCCCATCTGACTGTAGTTTCACTCTTCTACGGCTCAGTGATGATCATGTACCTGAGCCCAACATCTGAGCATGAAGCTGGAATGCAGAAACTTGTTACCTTGTTTTATTCTGTAGGAACCCCATTCATAAATCCTGTGATCTATAGCCTGAGGAACAAAGATATGAAGCATGCCCTTtggaaatttttagaaacataa